A single window of Electrophorus electricus isolate fEleEle1 chromosome 16, fEleEle1.pri, whole genome shotgun sequence DNA harbors:
- the lbx1b gene encoding transcription factor LBX1b yields the protein MTSAKVVSICEVIHENRRRSALDHLPPPASSNKPLTPFSIADILSKPSGKRHFYRDACGITHLSSGAVKHRSSSNGILKRSLISQTSPLCALQELACKTFKGLELGVLQAAEGRDGITLFEQRGNPKKRRKSRTAFTNHQIYELEKRFLYQKYLSPVDRDQIAQQLGLTNAQVITWFQNRRAKLKRDLEEMKADVESAKAIGAVPLEKIARLADLERCARGTMGPSGPECPAQLGHEREITHKLRLSPMASLSDHTSENYSEDEDAEIDVDD from the exons ATGACGTCCGCCAAGGTGGTCAGCATTTGTGAAGTGATTCATGAAAACAGAAGACGGAGCGCCTTGGACCATCTTCCGCCACCCGCGAGCTCTAACAAACCCCTCACACCTTTCAGCATCGCCGACATTCTCAGCAAGCCGTCCGGGAAGAGACATTTTTACAGGGATGCCTGTGGAATCACTCACCTCAGTTCTGGGGCCGTGAAGCACCGATCTTCGAGCAATGGCATATTGAAACGATCGCTTATCTCCCAAACGTCGCCTCTTTGCGCACTTCAGGAGCTAGCTTGTAAGACTTTCAAAGGTCTTGAATTGGGGGTGCTCCAAGCAGCTGAAG GCAGAGATGGGATCACTCTGTTTGAACAAAGGGGCAACCCAAAAAAGCGCAGAAAATCCAGGACTGCGTTTACCAACCACCAGATTTACGAGCTAGAGAAGCGGTTTCTCTATCAGAAATATTTGTCACCGGTGGATCGAGACCAAATAGCGCAGCAACTAGGTTTAACTAATGCACAAGTAATCACTTGGTTTCAGAACCGCCGCGCCAAATTAAAGCGGGATTTGGAGGAAATGAAAGCTGATGTGGAATCCGCCAAAGCCATCGGAGCCGTTCCTCTAGAGAAAATTGCCAGACTGGCCGACCTAGAGAGGTGTGCTAGGGGAACCATGGGACCCTCGGGGCCAGAGTGCCCTGCCCAGCTGGGCCACGAGCGGGAGATTACACACAAATTGCGCCTGTCACCCATGGCGTCACTCTCAGACCACACAAGTGAAAACTACTCTGAAGACGAAGACGCAGAAATAGACGTGGATGACTGA
- the cenpk gene encoding centromere protein K isoform X1, giving the protein MDEEIQQTPGAQSPAHTGCSETMRAELLDQCEEQFGLLQKLQNEIILADTESGDGETSEAMNRLNAIMLELEQWQEMEPKLLSTNPEILLTLGKEELQRLNNQLKMVLSCSQAKQDSLRDLLQREQAWLKEKEEVLSAVTERVSTLRDENERLSEHSILQDMKRKITKVKDYHGNLMETLSDMLAEHFPLPSQQLVGTKKKRGAAAVSGTALISLSEILEKLTNKTLETPHEPYVIIEDSFWPPYIEMLLRNGIAVRHPEDCSKIRLENFY; this is encoded by the exons ATGGACGAGGAGATACAGCAGACACCGGGTGCTCAGAGTCCAGCACACACCGGGTGCTCAGAGACGATGAGAGCCGAGTTGCTGGACCAATGCGAGGAACAGTTTGGGCTTTTACAAAAG CTTCAaaatgagatcattttagcAGACACAGAGTCTGGTGATGGAGAAACAAGCGAG GCTATGAATCGCTTGAATGCCATAATGTTGGAACTGGAACAGTGGCAAGAAATGGAACCCAAAT TGCTGTCAACAAACCCAGAAATCTTGCTGACGCTTGGGAAGGAAGAG TTGCAGAGACTCAATAATCAGCTGAAGATGGTCCTCTCCTGCTCCCAAGCCAAGCAAGATTCTCTGAGGGACCTTTTGCAAAG ggaaCAGGCCTggctgaaagagaaggaggaagtcCTGAGTGCAGTGACTGAGCGAGTAAGCACATTGCGTGATGAAAATGAGAGGCTGTCGGAGCACAG CATCCTACAGGACATGAAGAGAAAAATCACCAAGGTGAAGGATTACCATGGCAACCTCATGGAGACACTGAGTGACATGCTTGCTGAACATTTTCCTCTTCCCAGTCAGCAACTGGTTGGCACCAAGAAAAAGAGG GGTGCTGCGGCAGTATCAGGAACAGCCCTTATCTCACTGAGTGAGATTCTTGAG AagttaacaaataaaacactggaGACCCCGCACGAGCCCTATGTAATTATTGAGGATTCCTTTTGGCCACCGTACATAGAAATGCTTCTCCGTAATGGCATTGCAGTCAGACACCCAGAGGACTGCAGTAAAATCAGACTGGAGAATTTTTATTGA
- the cenpk gene encoding centromere protein K isoform X2, producing MDEEIQQTPGAQSPAHTGCSETMRAELLDQCEEQFGLLQKLQNEIILADTESGDGETSEAMNRLNAIMLELEQWQEMEPKLLSTNPEILLTLGKEERLNNQLKMVLSCSQAKQDSLRDLLQREQAWLKEKEEVLSAVTERVSTLRDENERLSEHSILQDMKRKITKVKDYHGNLMETLSDMLAEHFPLPSQQLVGTKKKRGAAAVSGTALISLSEILEKLTNKTLETPHEPYVIIEDSFWPPYIEMLLRNGIAVRHPEDCSKIRLENFY from the exons ATGGACGAGGAGATACAGCAGACACCGGGTGCTCAGAGTCCAGCACACACCGGGTGCTCAGAGACGATGAGAGCCGAGTTGCTGGACCAATGCGAGGAACAGTTTGGGCTTTTACAAAAG CTTCAaaatgagatcattttagcAGACACAGAGTCTGGTGATGGAGAAACAAGCGAG GCTATGAATCGCTTGAATGCCATAATGTTGGAACTGGAACAGTGGCAAGAAATGGAACCCAAAT TGCTGTCAACAAACCCAGAAATCTTGCTGACGCTTGGGAAGGAAGAG AGACTCAATAATCAGCTGAAGATGGTCCTCTCCTGCTCCCAAGCCAAGCAAGATTCTCTGAGGGACCTTTTGCAAAG ggaaCAGGCCTggctgaaagagaaggaggaagtcCTGAGTGCAGTGACTGAGCGAGTAAGCACATTGCGTGATGAAAATGAGAGGCTGTCGGAGCACAG CATCCTACAGGACATGAAGAGAAAAATCACCAAGGTGAAGGATTACCATGGCAACCTCATGGAGACACTGAGTGACATGCTTGCTGAACATTTTCCTCTTCCCAGTCAGCAACTGGTTGGCACCAAGAAAAAGAGG GGTGCTGCGGCAGTATCAGGAACAGCCCTTATCTCACTGAGTGAGATTCTTGAG AagttaacaaataaaacactggaGACCCCGCACGAGCCCTATGTAATTATTGAGGATTCCTTTTGGCCACCGTACATAGAAATGCTTCTCCGTAATGGCATTGCAGTCAGACACCCAGAGGACTGCAGTAAAATCAGACTGGAGAATTTTTATTGA